A region of Desulfonauticus submarinus DNA encodes the following proteins:
- the dnaG gene encoding DNA primase, with translation MDLEEIISEIKDRLNIVDIVSRYVELRQVGSRFVAPCPFHQETKPSFNVNPEKGFFYCFGCQAAGDVIHFYQRINGLEFKEALEDLAKEAGISLDKKEFGKPSVKKIFLYLHKLAVDFFKKNLSSDSGKKARDYLKRRNISALISSNFELGYSLNSWHSLEEFFRKKGITIEDAIKCGLIIRNEKGHCYDRFRDRLMFPILDYQGRVVAFGARALGDEEPKYLNSSESLIYKKSEHLYGLYQAKQHIVKEKSVLLTEGYIDVLSLVEAGFKNSCAILGTSLTKEQIFRLSQLTSKIILLLDGDAAGQKAALRSAEMILSQGLDCQVAILPNGEDADSFLKKFGSKDLTYILKNAEEGLAYCLKMVRKNKSPKEQILWVENFLDKISDFKLKSFYLPKIAYGLGLSESELRQGLKNVSQTQTIRDSVFSNWDKDVLCIAIFSPQDAKILDQEGIKHFLHTRQAQELWDKLIREEDVNFFTEEERSFFIQVKLYKEKQFQINRESILQEVKQRLETKKKCLNRQNLLLALKKAQNRGDQQEVKRILSLLQKKFN, from the coding sequence CGTAAATCCAGAAAAGGGTTTTTTTTATTGTTTTGGGTGTCAGGCAGCAGGAGATGTAATTCATTTTTATCAAAGAATAAATGGCTTAGAATTTAAAGAAGCTTTAGAAGATTTAGCAAAAGAGGCGGGAATTTCTTTAGATAAAAAAGAATTTGGAAAACCAAGTGTTAAAAAGATTTTTCTTTATTTACATAAGTTAGCAGTAGATTTTTTTAAAAAAAATTTATCCTCTGATTCAGGTAAGAAGGCGAGAGATTATTTAAAGAGACGTAATATTTCTGCTTTGATTAGTTCTAATTTTGAGTTGGGATACAGCTTAAATTCATGGCATTCTTTAGAAGAATTTTTTAGAAAGAAGGGGATTACAATAGAGGATGCAATAAAATGTGGACTCATTATTAGAAATGAAAAAGGACATTGTTATGATCGGTTTAGAGATAGATTGATGTTTCCCATTTTAGACTATCAAGGCAGAGTAGTTGCATTTGGCGCAAGAGCCTTAGGAGATGAAGAACCAAAATATTTAAATAGTAGTGAAAGTCTTATTTATAAAAAAAGTGAACATCTCTATGGTTTGTATCAAGCTAAGCAACATATAGTAAAGGAAAAAAGTGTTTTGCTAACAGAAGGTTATATAGATGTTCTTTCTTTAGTAGAGGCAGGTTTTAAAAATTCATGTGCTATTTTGGGTACTAGTTTAACCAAAGAACAAATTTTTAGACTTTCACAATTAACTTCAAAAATAATTTTGTTGTTAGATGGGGATGCAGCTGGACAAAAAGCTGCATTAAGAAGTGCTGAAATGATTTTAAGTCAGGGATTAGATTGCCAGGTGGCAATACTACCTAATGGAGAGGATGCAGATAGTTTTTTAAAGAAGTTTGGCTCAAAAGATTTAACTTATATTCTAAAAAATGCTGAAGAAGGTCTTGCTTATTGTTTAAAGATGGTTAGAAAAAATAAATCGCCTAAGGAACAAATTTTGTGGGTAGAAAATTTTTTAGATAAAATATCTGATTTTAAGTTAAAGTCTTTTTATCTTCCAAAGATAGCTTATGGCCTTGGTTTAAGTGAAAGCGAGTTGCGCCAGGGATTAAAGAATGTTTCCCAAACACAGACTATAAGGGATAGTGTATTTAGTAATTGGGATAAAGATGTTTTATGTATAGCAATTTTTTCTCCTCAAGATGCTAAAATTCTTGATCAAGAAGGTATTAAACATTTTTTACATACAAGACAGGCTCAAGAATTGTGGGACAAATTAATAAGGGAAGAGGATGTAAATTTTTTTACAGAAGAAGAAAGATCGTTTTTTATCCAAGTAAAACTTTATAAGGAAAAACAGTTTCAAATAAATAGAGAAAGTATTTTACAGGAAGTAAAACAGAGGTTAGAAACCAAAAAAAAATGCCTAAATAGGCAAAATTTACTTCTAGCTTTAAAAAAAGCTCAGAATAGAGGTGATCAGCAAGAGGTAAAAAGGATTTTATCTTTGTTGCAGAAAAAATTTAATTAA